The following are from one region of the Stigmatella ashevillena genome:
- a CDS encoding trifunctional serine/threonine-protein kinase/ATP-binding protein/sensor histidine kinase, with the protein MLDIPGYKVLGTIRATSSNVLFHAVREADGLPVILKTPMAPTPGPSERERYRREFGILQRLRDVSGVAKPYSCERLRERPVLLLEKIQGEPLSESSGRPLEVTRCLGVAISLASTLAKIHCRHVIHKDIKPSNIILEPSGEARLIDFGVATLQKVEHLDAAPPHLIEGTLAYMSPEQTGRMNRAVDYRTDFYSLGVTLYELLTGQRPFQGNDALEWFHAHLAQSPRPPHELNPGVPRALSAIVAKLMAKVAEERYQSAEGLKADLEECRDGLLQDAQGGFTAGAHDTPHQFQLPQRLYGREVQVSSLIQGFERVISSGKPELFLVSGYSGIGKSSVVHELHRPVVQRRGFFLSGKFDQFQRDIPYATLAQAIRGLMQQLLAGTDEELAGWRERLNQAWAGDGQALVDLVPQLEVLAGKQPSLQEVSPGEAQYRFQRVVRQFLQVFATPEHPLVMFLDDLQWADLASLQLIQQLLSQPENPPVQWIGAYRDNEVSPSHPLTSVLEEVHKAGARVTPLRLEPLNLKQVEQMVADTLPGASEEVTLPLSALVHEKTGGNPFFLLQWMVTLHQDGLLVRGPGGGWTWDVGVVQTKGYSDNVVDFMVGKLRQFPSGTQHLLRLAACVGNVFSLQMLRALTGLEEMGDMEQGLEPALQEGLMARTGPEQYRFLHDRIQQAAHALMSEEERKSVHLRIGRLLLKSLTPETVGEVIFDVVSQLNAGMELLDEPAERHHVARLNAEAGRKAAAAVAPGPAITYFATAFALIPGDPWETDGELAFRVQSARAKCEIQRGNAAGARQLAEELLFRARTRADSTAAYCLKNTSCLVVGDVQEAMTCMLECLAKLGTPLPLNPSWEEVVAAHEEVWTLLGNRSIESLIELPPMTSPDMKLVMDALLSAFWPAYNMTPYLLIVILSRMVSLTLRHGVTDAAMLGLGWFGLLTGFIFKRYRQGTALARLAHGLVERYNVASCRAQVILCLQNVSFWTEPYSTVHEISLSGLHHALQAGDFVSASYTCVSILGSRLALGHDLDDVYQGSVSRKELMLKAGSQDSLDMFVLFQRYVQQMRGHSLSFGTLNGEGFDEQAFEASLTPARIATLRCMYWIIRLQSRFMCGSLEEAREAGGRAAGLLGSMAGTLPLKDYHLFNALTLAACFDEETPEGRQQSLEAIKGHHQQLKEWAEQCAENFLALERMVAGELARIEGRGDAATCAYEEAICAARESGTPHWVGLASELAAKFWSTRKAPIVSHAFAREARAAYLQWGARGKAQHLDARWPHLGAAARADGSTTSSTESTQIDAITVVKTQQAISGEIVLERLVTTLLRAAIENAGAQRGALLLPGGDKLSVAATFSALPDNPSLLPGRDPAALPWTILTYVRRTREPVLIGDASKPHPFSSDEYLARSGARSVLCLPLMRQERFSGALYLENNLATNAFSPARMALLGHIASQAAISIENARLYADVERARTELREANDELEQRVEERTRELMQAQARLVDTARSVGMAEVASNVLHNVGNVLTSAVINLEMMHHAVGSSRVGRLKQATALILKHREGLADFLAPGARGGNLPGYLAALAEELIGEQTRLVEDIDAMSRHIEHIRAIVQVQQTYARTSLMTEECDLAQLIEDALRIQMAALNRHGVVLRREIAPVPTLKVDKHKVLQILINLISNAKHALDEVPEGKRNMSVRLLVEGKRVRIQVADDGMGIAPAVREKLFTHGFTTRPEGHGFGLHSSALAAQMLGGRLTLESEGAGKGAVATLEFPLP; encoded by the coding sequence ATGTTGGACATTCCCGGTTACAAGGTGCTGGGCACGATTCGAGCCACCAGCTCGAACGTGCTCTTCCATGCGGTGCGTGAGGCCGATGGCCTGCCCGTCATCCTCAAGACGCCCATGGCGCCGACGCCAGGCCCCAGCGAGCGCGAACGCTACCGCCGGGAATTCGGAATCCTGCAGCGGCTCCGGGACGTGAGCGGCGTGGCCAAGCCCTATTCCTGTGAGCGGCTCCGTGAGCGGCCGGTCCTCTTGCTGGAGAAGATTCAAGGCGAACCCCTGTCCGAGTCCTCGGGCCGCCCGCTGGAGGTCACCCGGTGCCTCGGCGTGGCCATCTCCCTGGCCTCGACCCTGGCGAAGATTCACTGCCGCCATGTCATCCACAAGGACATCAAGCCCTCCAACATCATCCTCGAGCCTTCGGGCGAGGCGCGACTCATCGACTTCGGGGTGGCCACGCTGCAGAAGGTCGAGCATCTGGATGCAGCCCCTCCCCATCTGATCGAGGGGACGCTCGCATACATGTCGCCCGAGCAGACGGGACGGATGAACCGGGCGGTGGACTATCGGACCGACTTCTACTCATTGGGCGTGACGCTTTACGAATTGCTCACGGGCCAGCGGCCATTCCAGGGGAATGATGCGCTCGAGTGGTTCCATGCGCACTTGGCCCAGAGCCCCAGGCCGCCGCACGAGCTCAACCCCGGCGTGCCACGGGCCCTGTCGGCCATCGTGGCGAAGCTGATGGCCAAGGTGGCCGAGGAGCGCTACCAGAGCGCCGAGGGATTGAAGGCTGATCTCGAGGAGTGCCGTGACGGGCTGCTCCAGGACGCGCAGGGAGGGTTCACGGCAGGAGCGCACGACACTCCCCACCAGTTCCAGTTGCCGCAGCGGCTCTATGGACGAGAGGTGCAGGTCTCCAGCCTGATCCAGGGGTTTGAGCGCGTCATCTCGAGCGGCAAGCCGGAACTCTTCCTGGTCAGTGGCTACTCTGGCATTGGCAAGTCCTCGGTGGTGCATGAGCTGCACAGGCCGGTGGTGCAGCGGCGAGGGTTCTTCCTGAGTGGGAAGTTTGATCAATTCCAACGGGACATTCCCTACGCGACCCTGGCGCAGGCCATCCGGGGACTGATGCAGCAACTCCTGGCGGGCACCGATGAGGAGCTGGCGGGGTGGCGTGAGCGGTTGAACCAGGCGTGGGCGGGCGATGGCCAGGCGCTCGTGGACCTGGTGCCTCAGTTGGAAGTATTGGCGGGCAAGCAGCCTTCACTCCAGGAAGTATCTCCCGGTGAGGCGCAGTACCGCTTCCAGCGGGTGGTTCGACAGTTTCTCCAGGTCTTCGCCACCCCCGAGCACCCGCTGGTGATGTTTCTCGATGATCTGCAGTGGGCAGACCTGGCGAGCCTCCAGCTCATCCAACAGTTGCTGTCCCAGCCGGAAAATCCCCCGGTTCAGTGGATCGGTGCCTACCGCGACAACGAGGTGAGCCCATCCCACCCACTGACCTCGGTGCTGGAGGAAGTGCACAAGGCGGGTGCGCGGGTCACCCCTCTCCGGCTGGAGCCTTTGAACCTGAAGCAGGTCGAGCAGATGGTCGCCGATACGCTCCCGGGAGCGAGCGAGGAGGTTACCCTCCCTCTCTCGGCCCTGGTGCATGAGAAGACAGGTGGCAATCCCTTCTTTCTCCTCCAGTGGATGGTGACGCTGCACCAGGATGGGCTGCTGGTGCGCGGGCCCGGCGGCGGATGGACGTGGGATGTCGGCGTCGTCCAGACCAAGGGCTACTCGGACAACGTCGTCGACTTCATGGTGGGCAAGCTGCGTCAGTTCCCGTCCGGGACGCAGCACCTGTTGAGGCTGGCGGCGTGCGTGGGCAATGTGTTCTCACTCCAGATGCTGAGAGCCCTGACGGGCCTCGAGGAAATGGGGGACATGGAGCAGGGGCTCGAGCCCGCGCTCCAAGAGGGGCTGATGGCGCGCACGGGGCCGGAGCAGTACCGCTTCCTGCACGACCGCATCCAGCAGGCGGCCCATGCCCTCATGTCCGAGGAGGAGCGCAAGTCCGTCCACCTGCGCATCGGGCGATTGCTGCTGAAAAGCCTGACGCCCGAGACGGTGGGCGAGGTGATCTTCGACGTGGTGAGCCAGCTCAATGCGGGCATGGAGTTGCTCGATGAGCCTGCGGAGCGCCACCACGTCGCGCGGCTAAATGCTGAGGCGGGCAGGAAGGCCGCAGCCGCGGTAGCGCCTGGCCCCGCCATCACCTACTTCGCAACGGCGTTCGCGCTCATTCCAGGAGACCCCTGGGAGACGGATGGCGAGCTGGCCTTCAGGGTGCAATCCGCCCGGGCCAAGTGCGAAATCCAGCGGGGCAACGCCGCTGGGGCGCGCCAGTTGGCCGAGGAACTCCTTTTCAGGGCGCGGACTCGCGCGGACAGCACCGCTGCCTACTGTCTGAAGAATACCAGTTGTCTGGTCGTTGGCGATGTCCAGGAGGCCATGACGTGCATGCTGGAGTGTCTGGCGAAGCTGGGCACGCCCTTGCCACTGAATCCCTCCTGGGAAGAAGTCGTGGCAGCCCACGAGGAGGTATGGACGCTGCTGGGGAATCGCTCCATCGAGAGCCTCATAGAGCTACCGCCCATGACCAGCCCCGACATGAAGCTGGTGATGGACGCCCTTTTGAGTGCCTTCTGGCCGGCCTACAACATGACCCCCTATCTGCTCATCGTCATTTTGAGCAGGATGGTCTCACTCACCCTCCGTCATGGCGTCACGGATGCGGCGATGCTGGGACTGGGATGGTTCGGGTTGCTGACCGGTTTCATCTTCAAGCGGTACCGGCAAGGCACGGCCCTGGCGAGACTCGCCCATGGGCTCGTCGAGCGGTACAACGTTGCCTCCTGCCGCGCCCAGGTGATCCTCTGCCTGCAGAACGTCAGTTTCTGGACCGAGCCCTATTCCACCGTGCACGAGATCTCCCTGAGCGGTCTCCATCACGCGCTCCAGGCAGGCGACTTCGTGTCCGCGAGCTACACCTGTGTCTCAATCCTGGGAAGCCGACTCGCGCTCGGGCATGACTTGGATGATGTCTACCAGGGGTCGGTTTCGCGCAAGGAACTCATGCTCAAGGCAGGGTCCCAGGACAGCCTGGACATGTTCGTTCTCTTCCAGCGCTACGTCCAGCAGATGCGCGGGCACTCGCTCTCGTTCGGCACCCTCAACGGAGAGGGCTTCGATGAGCAGGCGTTCGAGGCCAGCCTGACACCCGCGCGCATTGCCACCCTGCGGTGCATGTACTGGATCATCAGGCTCCAGTCGCGTTTCATGTGTGGTTCCTTGGAGGAAGCCCGCGAAGCAGGAGGCCGCGCGGCCGGACTGCTCGGGTCCATGGCCGGAACCCTCCCTCTCAAAGATTATCACCTCTTCAACGCCCTGACCCTGGCTGCGTGCTTCGATGAAGAAACACCGGAGGGGCGGCAGCAGTCCCTGGAGGCCATCAAGGGCCATCACCAGCAACTCAAAGAGTGGGCGGAACAGTGCGCCGAGAACTTCCTTGCCTTGGAGCGGATGGTGGCGGGTGAGCTGGCCCGCATCGAGGGGAGGGGGGATGCGGCGACGTGTGCCTATGAAGAGGCCATCTGCGCGGCGAGAGAGAGCGGTACCCCCCATTGGGTGGGGCTGGCCAGCGAGCTGGCGGCGAAGTTCTGGAGCACGCGGAAGGCGCCCATCGTCTCCCATGCCTTCGCACGCGAGGCCCGGGCGGCCTACCTCCAATGGGGAGCCAGGGGTAAGGCCCAGCATTTGGACGCCCGCTGGCCGCACCTCGGGGCTGCGGCTCGGGCCGACGGCAGCACCACCAGTAGCACGGAGTCAACGCAGATCGACGCGATCACGGTGGTGAAGACCCAGCAGGCCATCTCCGGCGAGATCGTCCTGGAGCGGCTGGTGACCACGCTGCTCCGGGCGGCCATCGAGAATGCGGGCGCTCAGCGGGGAGCTCTGCTGCTGCCGGGCGGGGACAAACTTTCCGTGGCAGCCACGTTCAGCGCCTTGCCGGACAACCCCTCCCTCTTGCCGGGAAGGGACCCGGCGGCGTTGCCGTGGACGATCCTCACCTACGTCCGGCGTACCCGCGAGCCGGTGCTCATTGGCGATGCCTCCAAGCCCCATCCGTTCTCGTCCGATGAGTACTTGGCTCGCAGCGGGGCGCGCTCGGTGTTGTGCTTGCCGCTGATGCGCCAGGAGCGGTTCTCCGGAGCGCTGTACCTGGAGAACAACCTGGCCACCAACGCTTTCAGTCCCGCGCGCATGGCGTTGCTGGGCCACATTGCCTCGCAGGCGGCCATCTCGATTGAGAATGCACGGCTCTACGCTGACGTGGAGCGCGCACGGACCGAGTTGCGTGAGGCGAACGATGAGCTCGAGCAGCGGGTGGAGGAGCGCACACGCGAACTCATGCAAGCCCAGGCCCGGTTGGTGGATACCGCGCGCTCGGTGGGAATGGCCGAGGTGGCCTCCAATGTGCTGCATAACGTGGGCAACGTGCTCACCAGCGCCGTCATCAACCTCGAGATGATGCACCACGCGGTCGGCTCCTCTCGTGTCGGACGCCTGAAGCAGGCCACCGCCCTGATCTTGAAGCACCGTGAGGGACTGGCGGACTTCCTGGCCCCGGGCGCGCGTGGCGGCAACCTGCCAGGCTATCTGGCCGCTCTGGCCGAAGAGCTGATCGGCGAGCAGACGCGCTTGGTGGAAGACATCGATGCGATGAGCCGGCACATCGAACACATCCGCGCCATCGTCCAGGTCCAGCAGACGTACGCCAGAACGTCGCTGATGACGGAGGAGTGCGATCTGGCGCAGCTCATCGAGGATGCCCTGCGCATCCAGATGGCGGCGCTCAATCGCCACGGTGTGGTCCTCCGGCGCGAGATAGCGCCGGTGCCCACGCTGAAGGTGGACAAGCATAAGGTGCTGCAAATTTTGATCAACCTCATCAGCAACGCCAAGCACGCCCTGGACGAAGTGCCCGAGGGAAAGCGCAACATGTCTGTACGGCTGCTGGTGGAGGGCAAGCGGGTGCGGATCCAAGTGGCAGACGATGGGATGGGCATCGCACCGGCTGTTCGGGAGAAGCTGTTTACGCATGGCTTCACCACGCGCCCTGAAGGCCACGGCTTCGGCTTGCACTCGAGCGCGCTGGCGGCGCAGATGCTGGGGGGCCGCCTCACGCTGGAGAGTGAGGGCGCGGGCAAGGGCGCCGTGGCCACACTGGAGTTTCCGCTGCCTTGA
- a CDS encoding choice-of-anchor A family protein yields MGKNYEKNWKISGALRALSLAMLAACGDTAQNARSAQAEQHSPVRTEDASCIEVDLGEYNLFLLEDYNGGHDVMGKVAAGGDIGLTDFAVGAGLTGDISNTLVAGGDLTLSRGGVWGDARYGGNYSADQTVVYPRGSAAQGTPIDFAERGSKLKQLSSQLAGLTANGTTTRENWGGLFLRGTDPKTNVFEVNASAFTGAKLLSIEAPANSLAVVNIRGASATFTGFGQTFGGGIDQQGVLFNFVDATGIEAHGYGFWGTVLAPLAHITFNDGSWDGGIYAKSLTGNAEGHINPLKNHTVCPGKCVEVGVRLGEYNLFLLEDYNGGHDVMGKVAAGGDIGLTDFAVGAGLTGDISNTLVAGGDLTLSRGGVWGDARYGGNYSADQTVVYPRGSAAQGTPIDFAERGSKLKQLSSQLAGLTANGTTTRENWGGLFLRGTDPKTNVFEVNASAFTGAKLLSIEAPANSLAVVNIRGASATFTGFGQTFGGGIDQQGVLFNFVDATGIEAHGYGFWGTVLAPLAHITFNDGSWDGGIYAKSLTGNAEGHINPLKDRDLCL; encoded by the coding sequence ATGGGCAAGAATTACGAGAAGAACTGGAAAATCAGTGGTGCATTGAGGGCACTGTCCCTCGCCATGCTGGCCGCTTGCGGAGACACGGCGCAGAACGCGCGTTCAGCTCAAGCTGAGCAGCATTCCCCGGTGAGGACAGAGGATGCCTCCTGCATCGAGGTGGACCTGGGCGAGTACAACCTGTTCCTGTTGGAGGACTACAACGGGGGCCACGATGTGATGGGCAAGGTGGCGGCAGGCGGGGACATCGGCCTGACGGACTTCGCGGTGGGAGCAGGGCTGACGGGTGACATCTCCAACACGCTGGTGGCCGGAGGGGACCTGACGCTGTCGCGAGGCGGAGTCTGGGGAGACGCGCGGTACGGGGGCAACTACAGCGCGGACCAGACGGTGGTCTATCCGAGGGGCTCAGCGGCGCAGGGAACGCCCATCGACTTCGCGGAGCGTGGCTCGAAGCTGAAGCAGCTCTCATCCCAGCTGGCGGGACTGACGGCGAATGGCACCACGACGCGCGAGAACTGGGGGGGCCTGTTCCTGCGCGGTACGGACCCGAAGACCAACGTCTTCGAGGTGAACGCGAGCGCCTTCACGGGTGCCAAGCTGTTGTCCATCGAAGCCCCGGCCAATTCGCTGGCGGTGGTGAACATCCGTGGCGCCTCGGCCACGTTCACGGGTTTCGGCCAGACGTTCGGTGGAGGCATCGACCAGCAGGGGGTGCTGTTCAACTTCGTGGATGCCACGGGCATCGAGGCGCACGGTTACGGCTTCTGGGGCACGGTGCTGGCTCCCCTGGCGCACATCACCTTCAATGATGGCAGCTGGGATGGTGGCATCTACGCCAAGTCCTTGACTGGCAATGCCGAGGGCCACATCAATCCTCTGAAGAATCACACCGTCTGCCCAGGGAAGTGCGTCGAGGTCGGCGTGCGATTGGGCGAGTACAACCTGTTCCTGTTGGAGGACTACAACGGGGGCCACGATGTGATGGGCAAGGTGGCGGCAGGCGGGGACATCGGCCTGACGGACTTCGCGGTGGGAGCAGGGCTGACGGGTGACATCTCCAACACGCTGGTGGCCGGAGGGGACCTGACGCTGTCGCGAGGCGGAGTCTGGGGAGACGCGCGGTACGGGGGCAACTACAGCGCGGACCAGACGGTGGTCTATCCGAGGGGCTCAGCGGCGCAGGGAACGCCCATCGACTTCGCGGAGCGTGGCTCGAAGCTGAAGCAGCTCTCATCCCAGCTGGCGGGACTGACGGCGAATGGCACCACGACGCGCGAGAACTGGGGGGGCCTGTTCCTGCGCGGTACGGACCCGAAGACCAACGTCTTCGAGGTGAACGCGAGCGCCTTCACGGGTGCCAAGCTGTTGTCCATCGAAGCCCCGGCCAATTCGCTGGCGGTGGTGAACATCCGTGGCGCCTCGGCCACGTTCACGGGTTTCGGCCAGACGTTCGGTGGAGGCATCGACCAGCAGGGGGTGCTGTTCAACTTCGTGGATGCCACGGGCATCGAGGCGCACGGTTACGGCTTCTGGGGCACGGTGCTGGCTCCCCTGGCGCACATCACCTTCAATGATGGCAGCTGGGATGGTGGCATCTACGCCAAGTCCTTGACTGGCAATGCCGAGGGCCACATCAATCCCCTGAAGGACCGCGATCTCTGTCTGTAG
- a CDS encoding threonine/serine ThrE exporter family protein, whose product MPPDHPSAFRETPPGPVVAFILRLGKALHQYGTPAHRLEEQLRQVSERFDVEARFFSTPTSIFASFGAPELLQTSLIRVEPGEMDLERLTLLDALTYEVIHHKLSPELGTQRVEAILQAPPRYGLSITLLCWVLAAGAAARLFGGGPREMCVAGLSSLSIGVLDQVLRRGPRAARVLESAAALLSSVLAVAAASIFGPLSVQVATLSGLIVLLPGLGLTVAINELATRNLISGTSRLTGAVLVFLQLTFGVALGGRLAGLLPEPPPALSPLPLPFWTVVGALVVVALAVTVLFRARPEDIGWIVTAGALAFGGARWGAQGLGTELGAFVGALLLGMASNAMARLRNRPAVVTLVPGMMLLVPGSLGFRSLESLLARDVVTGIGTAFSMLLIAVAIAVGLLFANALVPSRRVL is encoded by the coding sequence ATGCCCCCCGACCACCCCTCCGCATTCCGCGAGACGCCCCCAGGCCCCGTGGTGGCATTCATCCTGCGGCTGGGAAAGGCCCTCCACCAGTATGGAACCCCAGCCCACCGGCTGGAAGAGCAGCTCCGCCAGGTGTCGGAGCGCTTCGATGTGGAGGCACGTTTCTTTTCTACTCCCACCTCCATCTTCGCCTCATTTGGCGCTCCCGAGTTGCTCCAGACGAGTCTCATCCGCGTGGAGCCTGGGGAGATGGATCTGGAGCGGCTGACGCTGCTGGATGCGCTCACCTACGAGGTCATTCACCACAAGCTCTCACCCGAGCTGGGAACCCAAAGGGTGGAAGCCATCCTCCAGGCGCCCCCGCGTTACGGGCTCTCCATCACCCTGCTCTGCTGGGTGCTGGCGGCCGGCGCTGCCGCGAGGTTGTTCGGCGGAGGGCCTCGGGAGATGTGCGTCGCCGGACTGAGCAGCCTCTCCATTGGTGTGCTCGACCAGGTGCTGCGCCGCGGCCCCCGAGCAGCCCGCGTGCTGGAGTCCGCCGCCGCGCTGTTGTCCTCGGTCCTGGCCGTGGCGGCAGCGAGCATCTTCGGCCCGCTGTCCGTCCAGGTGGCCACCCTCTCGGGCCTCATCGTCCTGCTGCCGGGCTTGGGGCTCACGGTGGCCATCAACGAGCTGGCCACACGCAACCTCATCTCAGGCACCTCCCGGCTGACAGGCGCGGTGCTCGTCTTCCTGCAGCTCACCTTTGGCGTGGCCCTGGGAGGAAGACTGGCTGGACTGTTGCCAGAACCCCCGCCCGCGCTGTCCCCCTTGCCCTTACCGTTCTGGACAGTGGTGGGCGCCCTGGTGGTGGTGGCGCTCGCGGTGACCGTGCTCTTCCGGGCACGCCCGGAAGACATCGGGTGGATCGTCACTGCGGGGGCCCTGGCCTTTGGGGGAGCACGGTGGGGAGCCCAGGGACTGGGCACGGAGCTGGGAGCCTTTGTTGGAGCGCTCCTGCTCGGCATGGCCAGCAACGCGATGGCCCGGCTACGAAATCGGCCCGCCGTCGTTACCCTCGTCCCAGGAATGATGCTGCTGGTCCCGGGAAGCCTGGGCTTTCGCAGCCTGGAGTCACTGCTCGCCCGAGATGTGGTGACGGGGATAGGCACCGCTTTTTCCATGCTCTTGATCGCGGTCGCCATCGCCGTGGGCTTGCTCTTCGCCAACGCGCTGGTTCCCTCGCGCCGGGTGCTTTAA
- a CDS encoding aldo/keto reductase, whose product MNYVNLGHTGLKVSRICLGCMSYGSSKWRPWVLDEEASQPFFRRAVEAGINFFDTADMYSLGVSEEVTGRALRQYARLEEVVIATKVFNPMSDRPNMGGLSRKHVVQGCEASLKRLGVETIDLYQLHRMDPNTPIEETLAALDLLVRQGKVRYIGASSSAAWKFAKALSLSERHGWARFVSMQNHYNLLYREEEREMMPLCEEEGIGVIPWSPLARGLLAGTRKSLDDKQTTTRAGSDAYAATLYDNPHDWNVVEAVKQVASARGNTPAAVSLAWLLSKPAVVAPIIGATKLEHLDAAIGAVEVKLTPDEIKALEAPYQPHAVRGL is encoded by the coding sequence GTGAACTACGTCAATCTCGGACATACCGGCCTGAAGGTTTCCCGCATCTGCCTGGGCTGCATGAGCTATGGCAGCTCCAAGTGGCGTCCCTGGGTGCTCGACGAAGAGGCCTCTCAGCCTTTCTTCCGCCGTGCCGTGGAGGCGGGCATCAACTTCTTCGATACGGCGGACATGTACTCGCTTGGGGTGAGCGAGGAGGTCACCGGCCGTGCCCTGCGTCAGTACGCGCGGTTGGAGGAGGTGGTGATTGCCACCAAGGTCTTCAACCCCATGAGTGACCGGCCCAACATGGGTGGCTTGTCGCGCAAGCACGTGGTGCAAGGGTGCGAGGCGAGCCTCAAGCGGTTGGGGGTGGAGACGATCGATCTGTACCAGCTTCACCGCATGGATCCGAACACGCCCATCGAAGAGACGCTGGCGGCACTGGATCTGCTCGTGCGGCAGGGTAAGGTGCGCTACATCGGCGCGAGCTCGTCGGCCGCATGGAAGTTCGCCAAGGCCCTGAGTCTGTCCGAGCGCCATGGCTGGGCACGCTTCGTGTCCATGCAGAACCACTACAACCTCCTCTATCGCGAGGAAGAGCGGGAGATGATGCCCCTGTGTGAAGAGGAGGGCATCGGGGTGATTCCCTGGTCCCCGCTCGCACGCGGGTTGCTCGCGGGCACGCGCAAGTCGCTGGATGACAAGCAAACGACCACGCGCGCGGGCTCGGACGCCTACGCGGCGACGCTCTACGACAATCCTCACGACTGGAACGTGGTGGAGGCGGTGAAACAGGTCGCATCGGCCCGCGGCAACACGCCCGCCGCCGTGTCCCTCGCGTGGCTTCTGTCCAAACCCGCCGTGGTAGCGCCCATCATCGGTGCGACGAAGCTGGAGCACCTGGATGCCGCGATTGGCGCAGTGGAGGTGAAGCTGACCCCGGACGAAATCAAGGCGCTGGAGGCGCCCTACCAGCCCCACGCCGTGCGCGGCCTCTGA
- a CDS encoding glycoside hydrolase family 43 protein has product MRQEEMESGSVRSGMLALTYEDAGRLARLRKGASRPALLALCAAALVLFTLRPAAATAATNVYTMSAFTNSSESNMYVYQSYNGTHYGLMKGPAYTPPSGLIRDPSILKHTDGLYYVTYTTNWEGNTIGFATSTDRVNWTFRQNVTLPVANLQNTWAPEWFKDSDGSVNIIVSLRTTGTSNFIPHVIKAQNSALTSWSNPVPLSGLGPNYIDTFIVKLGSTYHAFTKNETSKYIEYATSSSLTGPYTFKGTGDWAGWGNWLEGPALIQLDNGAWRIFFDGYTVTKYYYSDSTNTFASWSAKKELPSLTGFVRHLTVLKETGQAGDIRRLQSFNFQTYFVRHYNYQARIEQNVSPAEDSQFRIVPGLADGSAVSFESVNLPGYFLRHSNNVLVLVKNDGTDQFKQDATFRDVAGLANASWTSYQSYNVPGSYIRHYNYTLRIEPITTSVAQSDATFREITP; this is encoded by the coding sequence ATGCGACAAGAAGAAATGGAGAGCGGTTCGGTCCGCTCTGGGATGTTAGCGCTCACATACGAGGACGCTGGCAGGCTGGCGCGGCTCCGAAAAGGGGCATCTCGCCCCGCGCTCCTGGCGCTCTGCGCGGCGGCCTTGGTGCTGTTCACGCTTCGGCCGGCCGCCGCCACGGCCGCCACCAATGTGTACACCATGAGCGCATTCACGAACTCCAGTGAGTCGAACATGTATGTGTACCAGTCCTATAACGGGACCCATTACGGACTGATGAAGGGGCCCGCCTATACACCTCCGTCGGGGTTGATCCGCGACCCCAGCATCCTCAAGCACACCGACGGACTGTATTACGTGACCTACACCACGAACTGGGAGGGCAACACGATTGGTTTCGCGACGAGTACCGACCGCGTGAACTGGACCTTCCGGCAGAATGTGACGCTCCCGGTCGCGAACCTTCAGAACACCTGGGCGCCCGAGTGGTTCAAGGACAGCGACGGCAGTGTCAACATCATCGTCTCGCTGCGCACCACCGGCACCTCCAACTTCATCCCCCATGTCATCAAGGCACAGAACAGCGCACTGACCTCCTGGTCCAATCCTGTGCCCCTCTCCGGATTGGGCCCCAATTACATCGACACCTTCATCGTCAAGCTCGGGAGCACCTATCACGCGTTCACCAAGAACGAGACAAGCAAGTACATCGAATACGCGACGTCTTCCAGCCTGACTGGGCCCTATACCTTCAAAGGCACCGGCGACTGGGCGGGCTGGGGAAATTGGCTGGAAGGTCCGGCCCTGATCCAACTGGACAATGGCGCCTGGCGGATCTTCTTCGACGGGTACACGGTCACAAAATATTACTACAGCGACTCGACCAATACCTTTGCTTCCTGGTCGGCGAAGAAGGAGCTTCCTTCGCTCACAGGGTTCGTCCGGCATTTGACCGTGTTGAAGGAAACGGGACAAGCCGGTGACATCCGGCGGCTCCAGTCATTCAACTTCCAGACCTACTTCGTCCGCCACTACAACTATCAGGCTCGCATCGAGCAGAACGTGTCTCCGGCGGAGGATTCTCAGTTCCGCATCGTTCCCGGACTGGCCGATGGCAGTGCCGTGTCGTTCGAGTCGGTCAACCTTCCTGGCTATTTCCTGAGACATAGCAACAACGTGCTCGTGCTGGTGAAGAACGATGGCACGGACCAGTTCAAGCAGGACGCCACCTTCCGGGACGTCGCAGGGCTGGCGAACGCAAGCTGGACCTCCTACCAGTCGTACAACGTCCCAGGCTCGTACATCCGCCACTACAACTACACGCTTCGCATCGAGCCCATCACCACCTCGGTTGCGCAGTCGGACGCGACGTTTAGGGAAATCACCCCATGA